gagagacaAACAAATAAGTAAACAGTGTTGAGTTTGCAATCATTAAAATGGATTTTTGAGAGATCTGTTACCTAACGTAAATAGGTCCACCACTGATGGCCCTAGCAGAGGCATGATACTCTGCAGCAGGGTGCACGGAGTGGAACATGTCCCAGTCAGGCAGCATAAACTCTCCCAAGAACACACTGTTGTATGCAAccgaggcaatgtggatggtgTGAGACACCGGATCACGTGGGTAGAAATCATCTGATGCTCTAATCACAGCTGCTTGCTTGGAGCTGCATCACCACCAAtcaatttcaaaaagtttatactcaaaccaaaacacaaattaatactccctccatttttaatatttttgataatttttttcagGTTCCAAActatataaatttcaattttcaatacaaaatttattgtttttatattatatgacCAATTCTATTATGCagtttattttatcaattaaatgaataattagtgatatttttgtataaagatataagaaattaaaagtTTTCTTAATTTGTATACACAATTCTAAAACGTCATCTATTAAAAAACGGAATGAGTAAAAGAAAATGCAAAGACTTACCAGTAGAGAGCATCTGTGTTATGGCTCATACAAGCAATGCAACCATTGTCAGGGAAGTTCTTAGCAACAGAGGAATCAAGAGCTTGGTGATACTGACGCGTTAACTCGACCCGACCACCTAACCCACCACCAAGAGTCTCCAATATACACTGCACATCAACTTTCACACCGTCCACACCAGCAGCAGCCAAGTAACTATGAAGCTCGTTGTAGAATCTATACACGTTCTTTGGGTTAACCAAACCCAACCCTTGAACCGCCATAACATCCGTCTCCCACGTCGGTTCGTTCTCCACCACACCTTTTGACACCATCGGATACTTCATGGAAGACCCGTATTCCTCCCCGGGTCGTACCCCGCCCCAGTAACCCGTTATTGCATGCCACACGTACACGTACTTCAGACCGTGTTTATTTTTAGCTATGTCGACTATGTTCTTGATCCCCTGTTTTGGGTCGTCCTTGTTCTTGAACTTTGCGTTCTCCTCGATCCCGGTTAACCGGAAAACCGGGTTCTCAACCGGGTTATCATCATCGTTCTCGACGGACTGCCAACCGTCGTCGATGATGACGAACTTCGGCGGCGTATCTCCGGCGGTGAGAGACTTAAGCCCTTCCTCGACGCCTTCTTGAGTAACCTCCTGGTAAAACGCGTCCCAAGTGCACCACCCGAAGTAGTCAACGATCCCCGGGAGCTTCTTCTCGTGACGTTGACGGAAACTCTTGAGATGCAACTTAACGGCGTGGATTGCGTCCGTTATCGTCTGAAACGGATCAGTGCCGGCGTGAATATATAAAGAGTGAGTAAACGACGACGTTTTAGTGTCGGAGTCGCCGCTCTCCAAACAGAGCTCCACCTCGTCGTTAACGTTTCCTTGTAGACACGAACGGAACGAGCCTTCTATTAACGGCAAGAAAACGGTGTAGAGTTTCTGGTTGGTTTCGTCAACGCCGTCAGGCTCCAGGTGGGACCCGCTGTTAGATTCGGTTAATAGGAACTGCGTCTCTAGAGGGATGTCCCGGCCCAGTTGGCCCATTCTCTGGGCCATCCACCAGAGCTTGAACCGGAAACAAGACATGAACCGGGAATCGTGAAGCTTACCGATCGGTACGATGTGGTTACTCTGTTCTGTGTCGAATACAGCTCCGAGGAAGACTCCTTCGACCGGTCCGGCCTCTGATGCTGACGTCGTGATGACATTGTCTGGTAAACCGGTTAGAACCGTACGGTTTTTGATGATTAGATTCCCGTCGGAGATTCCAACCGCCGGTTTAATCGtcatctcttcttccttttctctGTAACTCCTCTTCAACGGCGAGGCTGCCTCGCTTCTCTGTAAAAGATTCGATTTTTAGATTCAGAGTTCTCAATTGAGCAGATCAGATCCAAAGAGAAACGGTACCTTATACGAACAGGAATGGAATCGTCGAGAAGGTGAAGAAGAACAATGCCTGCGATATCCAAGACATGGAGTATCAAGAACGAGGCTGTTAGACGTGGAATCTAAATATTGAATATaagagagaatgaagaagaTGCAATACCAGAAGACAGACGAAGCTGTGATGAGAGAATGCGAGCTTGAGGTTTTGATTTCAATTGAAGataagatgaagatgaagatgagaaaCGATATGTGAGAGAGTGAAACAGAGGATGAACCCTTTTTATACTGTTAATTCCATTGAAACATCCTTGTGATGccattgttttctttctctctctctcttttcttcctTGCTGCTGAGTTATTTTTACAAGTTTCTCAGTCTAACTATTTATCCGATTCCACcgtattttaattaattttttattttattaaatgggtAATACTCCTTTAACACGCatcttttgatttctttttgtaTCGTGCAAGACGTATATTAATTGTATTTGCTTTTGTAAATCACAGTATTGATTATTCAACATGTTTCAGGTGATAATCTTTCATGTTTAAGAAGCTACGAGAGGCGTCGTCAAAGTTTCGCTCTCACATTCTTGTAGGTTCGGTAAGATTATCTCTAACCCAACTCTATAATAAAGATctataaaatagagaaaaaaataaaaatagtatttttctccaatgtattcctctataatagagaaattttatatttacttctataaataaaaaaatactttttttttttttagaaaaaaaataacattcatctatttataaagataaatataatatttttctattatagAGAAACAcgttaaagtaaaaatattatttctattttttcttttatttagagATGGGTTAGAGATACAAAAACGACTCGCGAGAGAGAAGAGCTTACAAAACGCGATTGAATTAACCCCGGCGTCCGGTGGCGCGTGACGGCGCGTGCCGACGCCGGAGGCACCTTCCACCTCACTTTTTGCTTTCTAGTTTGCTTCCTCGACAGATCTGTTCTCTCGTCGTCTTGTTCGTTTCTCTGGTGTGAGGTCTCGTTTATGGATAGATCTGCCCTCAAGGTTTTTCGGACCGGAGATGCGTCAGCCATGGCTGGAGGTGCGACGCGACAGATTGTAGCAGTCTCTGCTGAGGGGAGTCGGAGTTTATGGGTCTTGAGAGCTTTCATTTTTCAATTTTCTGGATCTCTCGTGTAGTGATCTTCATGTGTGGGATGAGTCTGATGAACAGTCCGGTTGTTTCTGTGACGGGTAAGCAGAGCTGATGACGTTTTAGTTCGTCTATGGTGTTTGGAGCAGTGGTATCCTTGGATCCCTTGCCTTCCGGTTTCAGTCCGTTGACGTTTATTGACTTTTGGCGTCCCGTTAACCAAAAAAGTGGTGTTTAAGTAAGGTTTTGTGAGAGTTGACTTAGCAGGTTTATTTCAAATGGAGGAGGTTACAGTGGTCGCTTGCCGTTTCGGTTGGAATTTTTGATTGGCAAGGCTTCATCTTTATGGAGTTTGTTCGGGCTTCTATCTAAGAGTTAGTGGGCGCTTAAAGCGTCACATCCGTATCCGAAGATTGTGTGAACCGGGTAGAGGTTCGTTCTGTCGGATTATGAAGTCGTAGAGTCTTGGTATCTTGGACGTTATCGTATGGCGGGCATGAGCAGCAGCGGTAAGTCGTGGTGTTGGGGTGTAGGAAGTGGAGTTTCTCGTGTGGCGGGCTATTGGCAGCAGCGATAAACAATTCTCGTTCACTGACCTATTCTTAGTTCTAAATTTTGCTAAGTCAACTTGTTACGTCCTTTAGGTAGTTGAAAGTTGAGTATCTAGTTTTTCTTCTGGTTTTACTCAGTTGTTGTATTGCAGTAAGGTACCCCGGAGTGGGTTTAAGTCGCCGCCATCATGTGGGCTTTAGTGTCTGGGGACTACCTTTTATCCGCCAGTTGTTGTATTAAAATGTGAACTTTATTTGGAATGAATTTCatcagatggaaaaaaaaaagagatgggttagatcatctccaacccattgctattttcacctctataatagcatttagaggtgaaaatgctccaacccacctctatttcttcctctataatagagatctctattttttcctctatttatagaggaagaaatagcattcctctattttttattctatattttagagattgctattttaggGAAATACATTGGAGTATATCTCacttctattatagagttctcctattttagaggtgaaaataacaaaatacattggagatggtcttagagATCGTCTGACAACAAATAACTAAGATTAAAAGTTAGATCTGTCCGTTGACAAGTTAGAATCAAGGATTAGGTTGCCACGTGGGATATATGCTGTAACATCGGGTTAAAAGAAGTTCCCATTGGTCCGCATGTTGACGAAACTTGAGAGATTCAAAGATTTTTTAGGGGCTTTAAGATATTTTTGCACGACCGTCGTACGTGTTATCAATATATTATCACGAGATAAATCTAATTTTCTTTAACTAAAAGTCTAAAAATAGATAGATGtttgttgttgacaaaaaaaaaaaatagatgtttgttaacaaaaaaagaagcaagaaaagaagaaaaaagataagAGGTTTTACTTGTAACGAGTTTGCCGATGgatattttaatggatttttcAGCATTTAACATTGTAAAAAATGAGATTAGTATAAATCGATATGAGTTTATAGAAAGACATCAACACAAGTGGCTCAATTATCTTCGCAGTTCAACTTGCTTCAACAATACCGATGTTGTGC
Above is a window of Brassica napus cultivar Da-Ae chromosome A10, Da-Ae, whole genome shotgun sequence DNA encoding:
- the LOC106371765 gene encoding probable galactinol--sucrose galactosyltransferase 6 isoform X1, with product MASQGCFNGINSIKRVHPLFHSLTYRFSSSSSSYLQLKSKPQARILSSQLRLSSGLGYRRHCSSSPSRRFHSCSYKRSEAASPLKRSYREKEEEMTIKPAVGISDGNLIIKNRTVLTGLPDNVITTSASEAGPVEGVFLGAVFDTEQSNHIVPIGKLHDSRFMSCFRFKLWWMAQRMGQLGRDIPLETQFLLTESNSGSHLEPDGVDETNQKLYTVFLPLIEGSFRSCLQGNVNDEVELCLESGDSDTKTSSFTHSLYIHAGTDPFQTITDAIHAVKLHLKSFRQRHEKKLPGIVDYFGWCTWDAFYQEVTQEGVEEGLKSLTAGDTPPKFVIIDDGWQSVENDDDNPVENPVFRLTGIEENAKFKNKDDPKQGIKNIVDIAKNKHGLKYVYVWHAITGYWGGVRPGEEYGSSMKYPMVSKGVVENEPTWETDVMAVQGLGLVNPKNVYRFYNELHSYLAAAGVDGVKVDVQCILETLGGGLGGRVELTRQYHQALDSSVAKNFPDNGCIACMSHNTDALYCSKQAAVIRASDDFYPRDPVSHTIHIASVAYNSVFLGEFMLPDWDMFHSVHPAAEYHASARAISGGPIYVSDAPGKHNFDLLRKLVLPDGSILRARLPGRPTRDCLFTDPARDGVSLLKIWNMNKYTGVLGVYNCQGAAWSSTERKNIFHQTKTDCITGSIRGRDVHLISEASTDPATWNGDCAVYSQSRGELNVMPYNASLPISLRIREHEIFTVSPINHLATTDGVSFAPLGLVNMYNSGGAVEGLRYDGEKMKVMMEVKGCGKFGAYSSVKPSRCVVESSEIAFEYDVSSGLVTFELDKMPSETKRLHVVEVQL
- the LOC106371765 gene encoding probable galactinol--sucrose galactosyltransferase 6 isoform X2 gives rise to the protein MTIKPAVGISDGNLIIKNRTVLTGLPDNVITTSASEAGPVEGVFLGAVFDTEQSNHIVPIGKLHDSRFMSCFRFKLWWMAQRMGQLGRDIPLETQFLLTESNSGSHLEPDGVDETNQKLYTVFLPLIEGSFRSCLQGNVNDEVELCLESGDSDTKTSSFTHSLYIHAGTDPFQTITDAIHAVKLHLKSFRQRHEKKLPGIVDYFGWCTWDAFYQEVTQEGVEEGLKSLTAGDTPPKFVIIDDGWQSVENDDDNPVENPVFRLTGIEENAKFKNKDDPKQGIKNIVDIAKNKHGLKYVYVWHAITGYWGGVRPGEEYGSSMKYPMVSKGVVENEPTWETDVMAVQGLGLVNPKNVYRFYNELHSYLAAAGVDGVKVDVQCILETLGGGLGGRVELTRQYHQALDSSVAKNFPDNGCIACMSHNTDALYCSKQAAVIRASDDFYPRDPVSHTIHIASVAYNSVFLGEFMLPDWDMFHSVHPAAEYHASARAISGGPIYVSDAPGKHNFDLLRKLVLPDGSILRARLPGRPTRDCLFTDPARDGVSLLKIWNMNKYTGVLGVYNCQGAAWSSTERKNIFHQTKTDCITGSIRGRDVHLISEASTDPATWNGDCAVYSQSRGELNVMPYNASLPISLRIREHEIFTVSPINHLATTDGVSFAPLGLVNMYNSGGAVEGLRYDGEKMKVMMEVKGCGKFGAYSSVKPSRCVVESSEIAFEYDVSSGLVTFELDKMPSETKRLHVVEVQL